The Ketogulonicigenium robustum nucleotide sequence GCTGGATCGGCTGACGCAGATATGAAAAAGCCGCGTCCCTAGCGGGGCGCGGCGGGAAATACGAGGTAGTCGCCTTGGATGGTCATTCAGCCGCGAGCAAATGCAGGCGCGCTGCGGGTATTTCCGCGACATCCAGTTCCCGACGGCCTGCTGCCAAGTCGTAATTCAGCTGCATATTCAGCCAGAATTCTGGTGTCGTCTCGAATAGCGCAGCGAGGCGAAGCGCGGTGTCGACCGTGACAGCAGTCTGCTCCTTCACCAACCGCTCAATGCGCGTGCGTGGGACTTTGATTTCCTTGGCAACCACTCCTGCGCTTAGGTGGTAGGGGATAAGATACTCTTCGCGAAGGATTTCACCCGGGTGCGACGGTGTTACAAGCATGCTCATTTTCGCTCCTTTCAGTGGTAATCCACAATCTCAACATTGTCTGGGCCTGCATCAGTCCAGACAAAACATATCCGCCACTGATCGTTGATCCGTATCGAGTGCTGGCCAGCTCTATCTCCTGCTAGTGCCTCCAGTCGGTTGCCTGGAGGTGATCGCAAGTCATCCAAAACGTGGGCAGCATCGAGCATGGTCAGCTTTCGATGTGCGGTCTTTAACAGGTCCTGAGGGAAACGACGTGGGCGGCCACCGTCGGCAACCTCTTTCGTCAAGCGATCCCTAAATCCCTGTATCATGTCGTGATACATATCATTGAATATGTTTCCTGCAAGTAAAACGTGCAAACCAAAGTGAAATAAAACTGAATTTTCCCAAATCGACATTCGAAATATGCCGAAGAACAGCTGAAATTTAATCGCGATTGAGCCGAGATTTCGCCGAAGTCCAGCCGGACAGTCAACAAAATCGCTTCGTAAGCCACCCCCACGGGTGGCTTTTTCATTTTCCGAGAGGCCCCATGAGCAACCTCATCAACTTCAACGTCATTCGTGCGCTGGATCTGGACGGCGTGCCGGTGTCTGGCGCGCAGGCGTTCTTTTATGACAGCGGCACGGATCAGCCCCGCACAGTCTATGCCGACATCGGGGCCACGGTTCCGCACCCGCAGCCGGTCATCGCGGATGGCGACGGTGTGTTTCCGGCCGCCTATGCCGAGGGTGGAACGCCCGTGCGCGTGGTGGTGCGAGACGCGGATGGCGCTATGGTCGCGGGTTACCCCGTCGATCCGGTGATGATGACGCCCGCCGGTGATGCGCAGGCGTCCGCGATCTCGTTCAACCCCACGGGGTCGATCCCAGCGCTGAACGTGCAGCAGGCTATCGAGATGGTGCAGGCGTCCAACGTGGAGCCGCTGAACGACGTGGGCTGGGGTGTGACGGGCAACGCGGGGCTGATCGTTGATATTGACGCGATCAATACACCGTCCGGCGTCTATCGTTTCGACGGTACCACCTTGGGGTCATTCCCCGAGGGCGTGACCAAAGCTTGGTCCGGCATTGTCCGCGTCGAGCGGCGCTCGGCCGCCTATGTCTTGCAGACCCTGCAAGCGGGAACGGAGGCCGTACCATACAGCCGAGTGCTGGACCAGAGCCTTGGCGGCTGGCAGCCATGGTTCCGCTTTTTGGACGCCAGCACGCACAATCAGGCAACGTGGAACGCTGGCCTGAACGCGGTGCCGAAGGCCGTGTCGCCGCTGGCCCTGCGCGGCGCGGCGCTGTCGCTACCAATCGCCACGCGCGAGGCCAAGGGGCTGATGGATGCGTGGCAGGTCAACCAGCTTACATTTGGAACCGCCCCCATCGGTGCAATTTTTATGTTTGCTGGGACAACCGCACCTGATGGTTGGGCGTTCTGCCGTGGGCAGGTTTTTTCCCGCACAAATGACTCCGCTCTGTTCGCAGTCATTGGTACCACATATGGCGCCGGAAATGGTACTACCACCTTCAATTTGCCGAATTTTTCAGGCCGGTCGCCTGTAGGGGCGGGCGCGGGGGGCGTCTACGGCGTGTCACAGCGGTGGCTCGGCCAGATGGACGGCACCGAAACTGTCGCGCTAACCGAGGCACAAATGCCGCGCCACAACCACTGGTTTTCTCGCCTGACGTCTTGGGCGGGCCGCCACAGGCACCGCATCCCTAACGTCGAGATAATTAACGGTGGTTCGACATTCCGGGGGCGATGGTCCGAGGGGGTCGGTGAAATGTGGACGGATGAGGTTGGCGACCACCAGCACCTTGTTGAAGGCGACACTGACGCCCGAGGCGGCGGCGAGGCGCACAACAACATGCACCCGTTCATCGGCATCAACTTCATCATTCGGGTGCGCTGATGGAAATCGTAAACCTTCCCCCTCTGCGAATGATCCAAGGGCAGCCATTCACCCAGACATGGCTGTTCCGCGACAAGGCAACGGGTCAATCGGTCAACATGGCGGGCTGGACGGGGCAGGTCAGCTTTGCGTGCGGCCAAGCCATCGAACCACTGCCGCTGTCGATCCTGCCTTCGGGCCGCATCATGCTGAACTTGACCGCCGAGCAGGTCGATGACCTCGGCCACGGCACCTATCAAATCAATCTTAACGCGCCGTCACCGGACTTCAATGAGGTCTGGCAAGGCACAGTTTTCGTTGCGGAGGCCGTATAATGGCGAAGCGGTATGAAGTTATTGTCGAGCGCGACAGCGGAGCAACCAGTGTCGCTGTTTTGGAGGTTATCGACGCTCTGCCGGTGATCGAAGCCGCTCCACAGGCGGCACGTGATGCGGAAGCTGCTGCGCTGGCTGCTGAATTGTCGCGCGCTTCGGCACTTGCTTCAGAGGGGGCTACACGAGCCAGCGAACAAGTCGCATCTGAGCACGCGGATAATGCGATGCGGAATGCCGCACGGGCGACCACCGCTGCTACATCCTCCGAAAATAGCGCTACTGCTGCCATTGCTGCAGCGACCGCAGCCGAAGAAAGTGCGGAGCGAATTGATCTTGGCGCATTAGATGATGCAGTTGCCGCCACAGCGGCGGATCGCGCTGCGACAGGTGGCTATCTCGCATCAACGCAAAGCCTAACTGTTGATGCCGAAAACGCAGCTTCGATCGCGAATGCAGCTAAGGAACAATCCGAAGCTAACGCGGCGACTGCGGCAGGATTTGCGGGAGATGCGGCCGCATATGCTTTGCAGGCACAAGCCAGCCAGTCCAGCGCAGCAGATCGTGCAACGATGGCAGCCAATAGCGCGGCCAGCGCTGCCGAAAGCGCGGAGGAAGCCGCAATAAAGGCGGGCACTGCTCAAACCAGCGCAGCATCGGCGGCAGTTTCAGCGACATCAGCGGCGAGCCAAGCAAGCGCAGCCGAAGTGGCGGCGTCGGATGCGGCATCTAATGCAACCAACGCATTGGCGGCGGCGAGATTAGCGGAAGATAGCAGGGATTTAGCCGCTGCGAGTGCTTTTGCGGCTTCCGAAAGCGCTGAAAACGCAGAGGCGCTTCTTGCGGGGAAGGCGGACAAGGCGGTGGTCGATGATCTGGCGGCCAAAACTGTCGGGCCCCGTGATGCAGATAGCGGGCAGGGTGTGACGTGGATCCTGTTTGACCGGAATAGCAACGCGCTAGCGGGATGGGACCAGACCGGCGCGCGGATCATCCTGTCGGACGAGACGGTAGCGGACATCACACGCCGTATAGATTTGCCCGAAGTTGATCTGGATGCGAAAGCAGACAAGGCAGATGTTGAGGCGCTGGCGGCCGAAACTACCGGCCCGCGTGATGCTGAACGGTTCGATGATGTCGCGTGGGTTCTGTTCGACGTGAACGAAAACGCGTTGGTCGGATGGGATCAGACGGGCGCACGCATTGTCTTGTCGGACGATACTATCGATAACATCGGTCGCCGCCTCGATCTGTCTGGGCCGATCGATACCGACTTCGATGTATCGACCGGCTTTCGACTATCCGGCCTTGCTTGGGATAGTGACGGTAATGTCGTAATCGCCTCGCGACCAGACGGCCTCGACATGATTATGGCGCAAGCGTTCTGGGATCGGGGCCGTGCGGCGTTGGGGATTGATGATCCGCCACCTGAGCCACAGCCGGGGGATGCGCTGTCAAAGACTGCGTGGCAGATCATCAGCGTGCAGGGGCAATCGCTGTCGGTGTTCGGCCCATATTCCGACCTCTGGAATAAGGCCAGCGTGGACGCAACGAACGCATCGCTGCCGGGCTATGCCTTGCAGCTTGCGGGCCTGACCGCCCAGCAGGAAACCGACCCCAGCCCTGTCGCGATCAACTCGACCGTAGGGGCGCGGGCGCGGGATTATGTGAAGACCACGCGGGCGTCAGGTGTCGCGCAGGCCACGACCGACGGGACGCTAGGGGCCGCGTGGCCGCTGGCGGCGCTGGTCAACCTGCACCGCGCCGACCTTGGCGTCGATCAGGTGCCGGTGTTGACCACGGCCCACGGCATCAGCGGGGTGGCGATCGAGAACATCGACCCCTATCCCGAGACCGGCACGGGTATCACTACGATCTGGGACAACATGGTGTTCTGGTATGGCGAGGCCGCGCGCGTGGCAGCCGAGGCAGGGAAATCGCTGACCGTCCCATGGCACGATTGGGTGCATGGCACATCCGCCGCGCAGTATCCGGCGGGGTCATACATCGACCAACTGTGGGACTATCGCCGCAACTATCTGGCGATGCTGCAAGATACGGGGATCGAGGGCGGCACGCTGATGATCCTGTCGCAGCCCGGTGGTAATGCCAACACGTCGCACGTCAACATGACGTGGCACTGTGTTGACGAGATTGAACTTTTCTGCGCGGCGGGTGGGGGTGTACTGGCGACGCCGGAATATGCCTACCAGATCGCCGACAACAACGTGCATCCCGACGCCTATTGGACGCTGCAGTTCCAAGAGGTGAAGGCGTGGGCGATTGCCGAGATCGAGGCGGGCCGTCAGTGGCAGATCCTGCGCCCGACCGCGAGTGTGGCGGGCAATGTGGTGACGCTGCAGTTCGACTTGCGCCCTGACGAATACCTCGTCGCGCACGACGCCAACCGCTACGGTGGCGTAGGGATCGACGGTAACCTCGGCTTTACGGCGGTAGGAGCCAACATCACCGGCACAGTGCTGCGCGGCCACCAGGTCGTGCTGACATGTGACGGGACGCCTACCGCCATCCATTACGCCTTCCAAAAGCAGGACGTGCGTGCCGTGCCGGATAACCTGTGGAACGCGCATCGCGGCCTGCTGCGCACGTCGCTGTCCAAGCCGTCTAAAGTTCTTGCTGGGGTGCAGCTTTACCGCTGGGCCCCGTCCTTCCGTTTGCCCCTGTAAGAGGATCGCATCATGCGTTTGCAGTTTGACTTCGTCGCCCCGACGGGCACTCACTTTGGCAAGGTCCAAAGCCTCGAGGAGGTGCTGGCCAGTATCAGCGCCCCTGTTGATCGCTGGGAGGATACCCCCTCATCCCTGACCTTGGTCGACGGGCGGGTATCGGAATGGGCAGGCCTGATCAATGGCCGCACGCTGACGCAGGCCAATGCCAACTTCCGCCCGCCTTATGCCGATGGCGTTGTCCAGTTTGGTAACCCAGCGACAGGGGCGGCTGCCGCCGCGATGGGTTTGACCGGCGCGGCTATCGGTCAGCAGGAAAAACTAACCTTGGCACTGCGGCTGAAGCTGCTGCCCGATCAACTGCTGACAGACAACCAAGGGATCGTCAGTTGCCAGACGGCCCCGCAACAGCGGTTGACCTATCGCTATACTGGCGGGGCGAAGCAGGTGCGCACAAGTTTTGCGGGTGTGTCGCCCTTCGTTGCATCGCCGCTGGATCTGGCGAATGACGGCAGCATCGGGATGGTGGTGGTCTATAACGGCCTGCGGTGCACGGCCCATATGCCGGGGGCCGATCCGGTCAGTGTTGAAATGCCAGCGCTGACGAATTGGTCAGAGTTCTATGTTGGCAGCATCAGCAACCTCAACAACCCCTCGCTGCGCGGGTCCATCAGTCGCATCGGCCTGTGGCAGTCAACGCCCACCGACGACCAGCTGGCCGCGCTGATGAATTGGGTGGCGTAACCGCACTCCGGCCCATTGTCGTCCCGCCCCGCCGCGGGCTTTTTATGCGCAGGAGGCGCTATGTCTGATCCATCCCCGCTGCGCAGTCCCGAGTTCTGGGGCGGCGTGGCCGTCGCGCTGATTGTGAAAGTGCGCACCAGCAAGCAGCTTGGCCCGTGGCAGGTCATCACGACGATTGTGGTGGCTGTGCTGGCGGCGTGGGTCGCCACGGAATGGGTGTCCGCCTTGACTGGCGTGCCCCAGCCTGTGGCGGCCGCCATCGTCACCCTGACGGCAGAGGGCGTCATGCGCTGGGTGCTGATCGCGGTGAACGACCCTAAGCAGGCCATCGAGTTGTGGAAGGCGTGGCGGAAGTAATCAGCCAGCGCCAACCAGCTCGCGGCGGGCGGCGCTGGCAAGGAATGATGAGCGGGTCATCTTACGCGACTTAGCGGTCTCATCGATCGCGCGTAGCAATCCGCGCTCGATGCTGATGTTCACGCGCTCGAGCGCGGTATCTGCGGCGATGTAGGGCACGGGCATCAGCACCGCGCCAGCGGCTAATTCTGCGGCGACATCGGGGCGTGCGCGAACAGCGTCCAGCGGAGCAGGGGCAACGTCCGGCTGATCCTCGAACCAGAGATCGAGGGCTTCTGTTGCAGCCTTGGGGATATCGTCCCATGTATCGGCGGCAGCGAAGGCACCGGGCAAATCAGGGAAGGTCAGGCCGTAGGCGCTGCCTTCGTCTTTGTGGATGATGGCGGTGTAATAACGCATTGGGGTTTCCTTTCCGGCGGGCGGGCGATGGTGGGCGGGGCTAGAGCAGCCCCGCCTGTTGGTAGATGCTTTTGACGGTTCCGAGCGGCAGGTCTTTCTTGGGGTGGGGCAGGATCACGACCTGATCCCCTTTACGTAGTTTGAGGTGTGATCCGCGTTTGGATACTTCCTCGAACCCTGCATCTTTCAAAACCTTCAGAAGCTTTCGTGAGTTGGTCTCTAACTCCATCGCCCTCCCTTTCATGTGTATTTATATACACAAGGGCAGCGGGATGCGCAAGGATAATGTGTAAATAAATATACAATAACTTCATCCCAGATCCCCATCAGCCCCGCCATCGTGCGGGGTTTTTCATTTCATAGGAGGCAGGCCATGGCGGTCAGCATCGACAGCGAGCACGCGCGGCGGATCATCATCGTCGCGCGTGAACAGCGGCTTACGCGCGCGCAAACGGCCTATGTGCTGGCGACGGCGTGGCACGAAACGGGGGCGTTCAAATGGCTGCGGGAAATCTGGGGCCCGACCCCCGCGCAGCTGCGGTACGAGGGGCGGGCCGACCTGGGCAACACCGTGCCGGGCGATGGTAAGCGCTTCATGGGGCGGGGCTATGTGCAGATCACCGGACGGCGCAACTATACCGATTGGTCAAAGCGCACGGGAATGGCCCTGATCTTCCAGCCCGAGCTGGCCGAACAGCCTGCCGTCGCCGCGCGCATTTTGGTGGAGGGCATGCGCCTCGGCACGTTCACCAAATATGCGCTGGCCGACTTCATTAACGACGCGTGCACCGACTTCGTGGGCGCGCGGCGGATCGTCAACGGCACCGACAAGGCCGCGCTGATCGCGGGCTATGCCGAGGCCTTCATGGCCCTGCTGCCCGACGACAGCGGCAGCCTGTGGGCGCGGATCATCAAAGCCCTGTGGGGCATCATCAAGGGGAATGCGAAATGATTGCACCGGTTGCACGGATCATCCTGCGCTATGTCGCCGCGGCGCTCGTTACCTATGGCGTGGTTGCGGCGGACATGGGGCGGCAGATTGCAAATGACCCCGACATCCTGAACGCGCTGACCATCCTGATCGGGGCGGTGGTGGGGGTCGTCACCGAAGCCGCATATTTGCTGGCCAAGCGGCTGGGGTGGACGACGTGATCGATTGGCTGATTGCGGCCATCATCGGGGCGGGGGCGCTGGCCCTCGCATGGTGGCAGGGGCGGCGCAATGGCCGCGCGGACGAACGGCAGCGGCAGGGAAAGACGAATGACCAGACACGCAAGCGCATGGATGACGTGGACAGCCCTCGGGGTGCTGATGATGCTCGTGAGTGGCTGCGCAAGCGCGGTCAGTCAGGGCGCGATCTGTGATGGGACGCGGCAGGCCCGCGCTGATCACGCCCGCGCACTGGCCGAAGATGGCGGCG carries:
- a CDS encoding HigA family addiction module antitoxin, coding for MSMLVTPSHPGEILREEYLIPYHLSAGVVAKEIKVPRTRIERLVKEQTAVTVDTALRLAALFETTPEFWLNMQLNYDLAAGRRELDVAEIPAARLHLLAAE
- a CDS encoding phage tail protein — its product is MSNLINFNVIRALDLDGVPVSGAQAFFYDSGTDQPRTVYADIGATVPHPQPVIADGDGVFPAAYAEGGTPVRVVVRDADGAMVAGYPVDPVMMTPAGDAQASAISFNPTGSIPALNVQQAIEMVQASNVEPLNDVGWGVTGNAGLIVDIDAINTPSGVYRFDGTTLGSFPEGVTKAWSGIVRVERRSAAYVLQTLQAGTEAVPYSRVLDQSLGGWQPWFRFLDASTHNQATWNAGLNAVPKAVSPLALRGAALSLPIATREAKGLMDAWQVNQLTFGTAPIGAIFMFAGTTAPDGWAFCRGQVFSRTNDSALFAVIGTTYGAGNGTTTFNLPNFSGRSPVGAGAGGVYGVSQRWLGQMDGTETVALTEAQMPRHNHWFSRLTSWAGRHRHRIPNVEIINGGSTFRGRWSEGVGEMWTDEVGDHQHLVEGDTDARGGGEAHNNMHPFIGINFIIRVR
- a CDS encoding type II toxin-antitoxin system HicB family antitoxin, translating into MRYYTAIIHKDEGSAYGLTFPDLPGAFAAADTWDDIPKAATEALDLWFEDQPDVAPAPLDAVRARPDVAAELAAGAVLMPVPYIAADTALERVNISIERGLLRAIDETAKSRKMTRSSFLASAARRELVGAG
- a CDS encoding type II toxin-antitoxin system HicA family toxin translates to MELETNSRKLLKVLKDAGFEEVSKRGSHLKLRKGDQVVILPHPKKDLPLGTVKSIYQQAGLL